In Scophthalmus maximus strain ysfricsl-2021 chromosome 5, ASM2237912v1, whole genome shotgun sequence, a single window of DNA contains:
- the LOC118311223 gene encoding corticoliberin-like: MKINVLLWFVAVIGIFLPRSADCRPAIAAAGRPHLLLPRPLLLHLGEELSLKLGGGGPDLSSSSSSEEEEEEEAGEKRKRSDEPPISLDLTFHLLREVLELARAEQIALQAHSNRKMMDTFGK; the protein is encoded by the coding sequence TGCTGTGGTTCGTCGCCGTCATCGGCATCTTCCTCCCTCGTTCAGCCGACTGTCGACCTGCCATCGCCGCTGCCGGCCggcctcacctcctcctccctcgaccgctgctcctccacctgGGGGAGGAGCTCTCCCTGaaactgggaggaggaggaccagacctctcctcctcttcatcgtcagaggaggaagaagaagaggaggccggggagaagaggaagaggtccGATGAGCCTCCGATCTCCCTGGACCTGACCTTCCATCTACTGCGGGAGGTTCTGGAGCTGGCCCGGGCCGAGCAGATCGCCCTGCAGGCCCACAGCAACCGCAAGATGATGGACACCTTcggaaaataa
- the LOC118311221 gene encoding E3 ubiquitin-protein ligase TRIM63-like isoform X2: protein MESLEKQLVCPICLEVFTKPVVILPCQHNLCRKCANDVFQASNPYLSTRSGSTLTSGGRFRCPSCRHEVVLDRHGVYGLQRNLLVENIIDMYRQGGTSTNPSVEVKVDHPMCDHHGDERINIYCLSCSVPTCSMCKVFGAHRDCEVAPLDAVFTTQKAELTDCISMLVGNNERIQAIISHLEETCRAVNENGGRQKSKVCETFDHLFAVLEEKKGEMTLRISTEQEEKLDYVRGLRRKYSEHVENAAKLLETAIQTLDESEMALFLQVTKPLLQKIVEGTDTSHLDQLQHGYEDMGHFTADIERQRQALATVDFIRADADDNDDDDEDEVEVRATSAGSRAESQPAANQQPPVSPAQPSALPPHRPSETAPSMTSHMKSPAPSSPNQTTPSTPLPTPSPAAQVQSDEQNDLDDRDGPKHVFSFSWLNQK from the exons ATGGAGAGTCTGGAGAAGCAGCTCGTGTGCCCCATCTGTCTGGAGGTGTTCACCAAGCCCGTGGTCATCCTGCCCTGTCAACACAACCTCTGCCGCAAGTGTGCCAACGACGTGTTCCAG GCGTCCAACCCCTACCTGTCGACGAGGAGCGGCTCCACGCTGACGTCCGGCGGTCGGTTCCGCTGCCCGTCCTGTCGACACGAGGTCGTCCTGGACCGACACGGAGTGTACGGACTCCAGAGGAACCTGCTGGTGGAGAACATCATCGACATGTACAGACAGGGAGGAACCag cacTAACCCGTctgtggaggtgaaggtggaccATCCGATGTGTGATCACCATGGAGACGAGAGGATCAACATCTACTGTCTGAGCTGCAGCGTTCCGACGTGTTCGATGTGCAAAGTGTTCGGAGCTCACAGAGACTGTGAGGTGGCGCCGCTGGACGCCGTGTTCACCACGCAGAAG gcGGAGTTGACTGACTGTATCTCGATGCTCGTTGGGAACAATGAAAGGATTCAGGCGATCATCAGTCACCTGGAGGAAACGTGCAGAGCTGTCAAC GAGAACGGCGGCAGACAGAAGTCGAAGGTGTGCGAGACGTTCGATCACCTGTTCGCCgtcctggaggagaagaaaggtgAGATGACTCTGAGGATCAGCACGGAGCAGGAAGAGAAGCTGGACTACGTCCGAGGTCTGAGGAGGAAGTACAGCGAGCATGTGGAGAACGCCGCCAAGCTGCTGGAGACCGCCATCCAGACCCTGGACGAGTCGGAGATGGCCTTGTTCCTGCAGGTGACCAAACCTCTGCTGCAGAA GATAGTGGAAGGAACTGACACGTCTCACCTCGACCAACTGCAACACGGATACGAGGACATGGGTCACTTCACTGCCGACATCGAGCGTCAGAGACAAGCGCTGGCCACGGTCGACTTcatcagag CTGATGCAgacgacaatgatgatgatgatgaagatgaggtgGAGGTCAGAGCGACGTCAGCAGGAAGTCGAGCTGAGTCGCAGcctgcagccaatcagcagcctCCTGTGTCACCTGCTCAGCCCTCAGCCCTGCCCCCTCACAGACCCTCAGAGACTGCGCCTTCCATGACATCACATATGaaaagccccgccccctcatcACCCAACCAGACCACACCCTCCACGCCCCTCCCCACGCCCAGCCCCGCAGCCCAG GTTCAGTCTGACGAGCAGAATGATTTGGACGACAGAGACGGACCCAAACACGTCTTCTCCTTCAGCTGGCTCAACCAGAAGTAA
- the LOC118311221 gene encoding E3 ubiquitin-protein ligase TRIM63-like isoform X1 codes for MESLEKQLVCPICLEVFTKPVVILPCQHNLCRKCANDVFQASNPYLSTRSGSTLTSGGRFRCPSCRHEVVLDRHGVYGLQRNLLVENIIDMYRQGGTSTNPSVEVKVDHPMCDHHGDERINIYCLSCSVPTCSMCKVFGAHRDCEVAPLDAVFTTQKAELTDCISMLVGNNERIQAIISHLEETCRAVNENGGRQKSKVCETFDHLFAVLEEKKGEMTLRISTEQEEKLDYVRGLRRKYSEHVENAAKLLETAIQTLDESEMALFLQVTKPLLQKIVEGTDTSHLDQLQHGYEDMGHFTADIERQRQALATVDFIRADADDNDDDDEDEVEVRATSAGSRAESQPAANQQPPVSPAQPSALPPHRPSETAPSMTSHMKSPAPSSPNQTTPSTPLPTPSPAAQLLLQVQSDEQNDLDDRDGPKHVFSFSWLNQK; via the exons ATGGAGAGTCTGGAGAAGCAGCTCGTGTGCCCCATCTGTCTGGAGGTGTTCACCAAGCCCGTGGTCATCCTGCCCTGTCAACACAACCTCTGCCGCAAGTGTGCCAACGACGTGTTCCAG GCGTCCAACCCCTACCTGTCGACGAGGAGCGGCTCCACGCTGACGTCCGGCGGTCGGTTCCGCTGCCCGTCCTGTCGACACGAGGTCGTCCTGGACCGACACGGAGTGTACGGACTCCAGAGGAACCTGCTGGTGGAGAACATCATCGACATGTACAGACAGGGAGGAACCag cacTAACCCGTctgtggaggtgaaggtggaccATCCGATGTGTGATCACCATGGAGACGAGAGGATCAACATCTACTGTCTGAGCTGCAGCGTTCCGACGTGTTCGATGTGCAAAGTGTTCGGAGCTCACAGAGACTGTGAGGTGGCGCCGCTGGACGCCGTGTTCACCACGCAGAAG gcGGAGTTGACTGACTGTATCTCGATGCTCGTTGGGAACAATGAAAGGATTCAGGCGATCATCAGTCACCTGGAGGAAACGTGCAGAGCTGTCAAC GAGAACGGCGGCAGACAGAAGTCGAAGGTGTGCGAGACGTTCGATCACCTGTTCGCCgtcctggaggagaagaaaggtgAGATGACTCTGAGGATCAGCACGGAGCAGGAAGAGAAGCTGGACTACGTCCGAGGTCTGAGGAGGAAGTACAGCGAGCATGTGGAGAACGCCGCCAAGCTGCTGGAGACCGCCATCCAGACCCTGGACGAGTCGGAGATGGCCTTGTTCCTGCAGGTGACCAAACCTCTGCTGCAGAA GATAGTGGAAGGAACTGACACGTCTCACCTCGACCAACTGCAACACGGATACGAGGACATGGGTCACTTCACTGCCGACATCGAGCGTCAGAGACAAGCGCTGGCCACGGTCGACTTcatcagag CTGATGCAgacgacaatgatgatgatgatgaagatgaggtgGAGGTCAGAGCGACGTCAGCAGGAAGTCGAGCTGAGTCGCAGcctgcagccaatcagcagcctCCTGTGTCACCTGCTCAGCCCTCAGCCCTGCCCCCTCACAGACCCTCAGAGACTGCGCCTTCCATGACATCACATATGaaaagccccgccccctcatcACCCAACCAGACCACACCCTCCACGCCCCTCCCCACGCCCAGCCCCGCAGCCCAG tTATTGCTGCAGGTTCAGTCTGACGAGCAGAATGATTTGGACGACAGAGACGGACCCAAACACGTCTTCTCCTTCAGCTGGCTCAACCAGAAGTAA
- the LOC118311222 gene encoding dnaJ homolog subfamily C member 5B-like, whose amino-acid sequence MSEARQRTLSTSGESLYQTLGLERGCSHDDIRKSYRKLALRYHPDKNPENPDAAEKFKELNSAHAVLSDLTKRNMYDSYGSLGLYVAQQFGEDNVNTYFMLSTWWAKGLFLVCGVLTGFYCCCCLCCCCNCCCGKLRPTPPSEGVEPDYVSPDDLEEEIRNDPDNDVETPVVQQPSNAGEKTQLIGEGQRRYGDKFT is encoded by the exons ATGTCTGAGGCGAGGCAGCGAACTCTGTCCACCTCTGGAGAATCTCTGTATCAGACCCTGGGTCTGGAACGAGGCTGCAGCCATGACGACATCAGGAAGTCGTACAG GAAACTGGCGCTGCGATACCATCCTGATAAAAACCCGGAGAACCCGGACGCCGCAGAGAAGTTCAAGGAGCTGAACAGCGCCCACGCCGTCCTGTCCGACCTCACCAAGAGGAACATGTACGACTCGTACGGGTCCCTGGGCCTCTACGTGGCCCAGCAGTTCGGAGAGGACAACGTCAACACGTACTTCATGTTGTCCACCTGGTGGGCCAag ggtcTGTTCCTGGTGTGCGGCGTCCTGACCGGcttctactgctgctgctgcctctgctgctgctgcaactgctgctgTGGCAAACTCAGGCCGACGCCCCCAAGCGAGGGGGTGGAGCCTGACTATGTGTCCCCCGACGACCTGGAGGAAGAGATACGCAACGACCCTGACAACG ACGTGGAGACTCCGGTCGTCCAGCAGCCGTCCAACGCTGGCGAGAAAACTCAGCTGATCGGCGAAGGTCAGCGCAGATACGGAGACAAGTTCACATGa